A section of the Lepus europaeus isolate LE1 chromosome 19, mLepTim1.pri, whole genome shotgun sequence genome encodes:
- the ADCY7 gene encoding adenylate cyclase type 7 isoform X3, giving the protein MPAKGRYFLNEGEEGPDQAALYEKYRLTSQHGPLLLTLLVAATAACGALIAIAFSHGDPSQHQAVLATAFLALAVFVAVYVLVYVECLVRHWLRAVALLTWACLLTLGYVLVFDSWTKQACSWEQVPFFLFIIFVVYTLLPFSMQGAVAVGVVSTASHLLVIGAVMGVFTAPSAQLLANAAIFLCGNFTGAFHKHQLQDASRDLFTYTVKCIQIRRKLRIEKRQQENLLLSVLPAHISMGMKLAIIERLKEHGDRRYLPDNNFHSLYVKRHRNVSILYADIVGFTRLASDCSPKELVVVLNELFGKFDQIAKANECMRIKILGDCYYCVSGLPVSLPTHARNCVKMGLDMCEAIKQVREATGVDISMRVGIHSGNVLCGVIGLRKWQYDVWSHDVSLANRMEAAGVPGRVHITEATLSHLDKAYEVEDGHGQQRDPYLKEMNIRTYLVIDPRSQQPPPPSQQLPRPRGDAALKMRASVRMTRYLESWGAARPFAHLNHRESVSSSETRIPNGRRPKAIPLRRHRTPDRSASPRGRAEDDSYDDEMLSAIEGLSSTRPCCSKSDDFYTFGSIFLEKDFEREYRLAPVPRARHDFACAGLIFVCILLVHLLVMPRTVALGVSFGLVACVLVLVLGLCFATELLRGCLAPGTCRAISERVETQPLLRLTLAVLTIGSLLTVAVVNLPLMPLPASGLPGGNETSPGTLSGKDATLCAVLPYYTCTCILGFVACSVFLRMSLELKLVLLTVALVAYLLLFNLSPCWQWDCCGSGLGNLTRGNGTLSSAPTCSWRDLNTMINFYLVLFYGTLVMLSRQIDYYCRLDCLWKKKFKKEHEEFETMENVNRLLLENVLPAHVAAHFIGDKLNEDWYHQSYDCVCVMFASVPDFKVFYTECDVNKEGLECLRLLNEIIADFDELLLKPKFSGVEKIKTIGSTYMAAAGLSVTPGHENQDLERQHTHIGVMVEFSMALMSKLDGINRHSFNSFRLRVGINHGPVIAGVIGARKPQYDIWGNTVNVASRMESTGELGKIQVTEETCTILQALGYSCECRGLINVKGKGELRTYFVCTDTAKCQGLGLN; this is encoded by the exons GACCCCTCTCAGCACCAGGCTGTGCTGGCCACGGCGTTCCTGGCGCTCGCCGTGTTTGTGGCTGTCTACGTGCTGGTGTATGTTGAGTGCCTTGTCCGGCACTGGCTCAGGGCGGTGGCGCTGCTCACCTGGGCCTGCCTGCTGACACTGGGCTACGTGCTGGTCTTCGACTCGTGGACGAAGCAGGCCTGTTCGTGGGAGCAG GTGCCCTTCTTCTTGTTCATCATCTTTGTGGTGTACACGCTGCTGCCCTTCAGCATGCAGGGAGCCGTGGCCGTGGGGGTCgtctccactgcctcccacctgctggtgATCGGTGCCGTGATGGGGGTCTTCACCGCGCCCAGCGCCCAG CTGCTGGCCAATGCCGCCATCTTCCTGTGCGGCAACTTCACGGGTGCCTTCCACAAGCACCAGCTGCAGGACGCCTCCCGCGACCTCTTCACCTACACGGTCAAGTGCATCCAGATCCGCCGGAAGCTGCGCATCGAGAAGCGTCAGCAG GAGAACTTACTGCTGTCCGTGCTGCCGGCGCACATCTCCATGGGCATGAAGCTGGCCATCATCGAGCGGCTCAAGGAGCACGGGGACCGCCGCTACCTGCCCGACAACAACTTCCACAGCCTCTACGTCAAGCGACACCGGAACGTCAG catccTCTACGCGGACATCGTGGGCTTCACGCGCCTGGCCAGCGACTGCTCCCCCAAGGAGCTGGTGGTGGTGCTCAACGAACTTTTCGGCAAGTTTGACCAGATCGCCAAG GCCAACGAGTGCATGCGGATCAAGATCCTGGGTGACTGCTACTACTGCGTGTCGGGCTTGCCCGTGTCCCTGCCCACCCACGCCCGGAACTGTGTGAAGATGGGGCTGGACATGTGCGAGGCCATTAA GCAGGTGCGGGAGGCCACGGGCGTGGACATCAGCATGCGTGTGGGCATACACTCGGGGAATGTGCTGTGCGGCGTCATCGGGCTGCGCAAGTGGCAGTACGACGTGTGGTCCCACGACGTGTCGCTGGCCAACAGGATGGAGGCGGCTGGAGTCCCCGG CCGGGTGCACATCACAGAGGCGACGCTGAGCCACCTGGACAAGGCGTACGAGGTGGAGGACGGGCACGGGCAGCAGCGCGACCCCTACCTGAAGGAGATGAACATCCGCACCTACCTGGTCATTGACCCCCGG agccagcagccgCCCCCACCCAGCCAACAGCTGCCCAGGCCCCGGGGGGACGCGGCCCTGAAGATGCGGGCGTCTGTGCGCATGACCCGCTACTTGGAGTCCTGGGGGGCGGCGCGGCCCTTCGCACACCTCAACCACCGCGAGAGCGTGAGCAGCAGCGAGACCCGCATCCCCAATGGCCGGAGGCCCAAG gccattcccCTACGGCGTCACCGGACCCCTGACAG GAGCGCATCCCCCAGGGGGCGGGCGGAGGACGACTCCTACGATGACGAGATGCTGTCAGCCATCGAGGGGCTCAGCTCCACCAG GCCCTGCTGCTCCAAGTCTGATGACTTCTACACCTTTGGGTCCATCTTCCTGGAGAAGGACTTCGAACGAGAG TACCGCCTGGCGCCCGTGCCCCGTGCCCGCCACGACTTTGCCTGCGCCGGCCTCATCTTTGTCTGCATCCTGCTCGTCCACCTCCTGGTGATGCCCAG GACGGTGGCCCTGGGTGTGTCCTTCGGGCTGGTGGCCTgcgtgctggtgctggtgctagGCCTGTGCTTTGCCACAGAGCTCTTG AGGGGCTGCCTGGCCCCCGGGACGTGCCGGGCCATCTCGGAGCGGGTGGAGACGCAGCCCCTGCTGAGGCTGACCCTGGCTGTGCTCACCATCGGCAGTCTGCTCACCGTGGCCGTCGTCAACCTG CCCCTGATGCCTCTCCCAGCCTCGGGGCTGCCTGGTGGCAACGAGACGAGTCCAGGGACCTTGAGCGGCAAGGACGCGACCCTGTGTGCCGTCCTCCCG tATTACACCTGCACTTGCATCCTGGGCTTTGTGGCTTGCTCGGTCTTCCTGCGGATGAGCCTGGAGCTGAAGTTGGTGCTGCTGACAGTGGCCCTGGTGGCCTACCTGCTGCTCTTCAACCTCTCCCCCTGCTGGCAGTGGGACTGCTGCGGCTCGGGCCTGGGCAACCTCACCAGGGGCAACGGCACCCTCAG CAGTGCCCCCACCTGTTCTTGGAGGGATCTGAACACCATGATCAACTTCTACCTGGTCCTGTTTTATGGCACCCTGGTCATGCTCTCCAGACAG ATCGACTACTACTGCCGCCTGGACTGTCTGTGGAAGAAGAAGTTCAAGAAGGAGCACGAGGAGTTTGAAACCATGGAGAACGTGAACCGCCTGCTCCTGGAGAACGTGCTGCCAGCCCACGTGGCCGCCCACTTCATTGGGGACAAACTCAACGAG GACTGGTACCATCAGTCCTACGACTGCGTCTGCGTCATGTTCGCCTCCGTGCCGGACTTCAAGGTGTTCTACACCGAGTGCGACGTCAACAAGGAGGGGCTGGAGTGTCTGCGGCTGCTCAACGAGATCATTGCCGACTTCGACGAG CTGCTGCTGAAGCCCAAGTTCAGCGGCGTGGAGAAGATCAAGACTATCGGCAGCACGTATATGGCGGCTGCGGGGCTCAGCGTCACCCCAGGGCACGAGAACCAG GACCTGGAGCGGCAGCACACCCACATCGGCGTCATGGTGGAGTTCAGCATGGCCCTGATGAGCAAGCTGGATGGCATCAACCGGCACTCCTTCAACTCCTTCCGCCTGCGAGTCG GCATAAACCACGGGCCGGTGATCGCTGGAGTGATTGGGGCACGGAAACCTCAGTACGACATCTGGGGAAACACAGTCAATGTTGCCAGCCGAATGGAGAGCACCGGGGAACTCGGCAAAATCCAG GTGACGGAAGAGACCTGCACCATCCTCCAGGCACTAGGCTACTCCTGCGAATGCCGGGGACTGATCAACGTCAAAGGCAAAGGCGAACTGAGGACTTACTTTGTCTGTACAGACACTGCCAAATGTCAAGGGCTGGGGCTCAACTGA
- the ADCY7 gene encoding adenylate cyclase type 7 isoform X6, giving the protein MQGAVAVGVVSTASHLLVIGAVMGVFTAPSAQVWLQLLANAAIFLCGNFTGAFHKHQLQDASRDLFTYTVKCIQIRRKLRIEKRQQENLLLSVLPAHISMGMKLAIIERLKEHGDRRYLPDNNFHSLYVKRHRNVSILYADIVGFTRLASDCSPKELVVVLNELFGKFDQIAKANECMRIKILGDCYYCVSGLPVSLPTHARNCVKMGLDMCEAIKQVREATGVDISMRVGIHSGNVLCGVIGLRKWQYDVWSHDVSLANRMEAAGVPGRVHITEATLSHLDKAYEVEDGHGQQRDPYLKEMNIRTYLVIDPRSQQPPPPSQQLPRPRGDAALKMRASVRMTRYLESWGAARPFAHLNHRESVSSSETRIPNGRRPKAIPLRRHRTPDRSASPRGRAEDDSYDDEMLSAIEGLSSTRPCCSKSDDFYTFGSIFLEKDFEREYRLAPVPRARHDFACAGLIFVCILLVHLLVMPRTVALGVSFGLVACVLVLVLGLCFATELLRGCLAPGTCRAISERVETQPLLRLTLAVLTIGSLLTVAVVNLPLMPLPASGLPGGNETSPGTLSGKDATLCAVLPYYTCTCILGFVACSVFLRMSLELKLVLLTVALVAYLLLFNLSPCWQWDCCGSGLGNLTRGNGTLSSAPTCSWRDLNTMINFYLVLFYGTLVMLSRQIDYYCRLDCLWKKKFKKEHEEFETMENVNRLLLENVLPAHVAAHFIGDKLNEDWYHQSYDCVCVMFASVPDFKVFYTECDVNKEGLECLRLLNEIIADFDELLLKPKFSGVEKIKTIGSTYMAAAGLSVTPGHENQDLERQHTHIGVMVEFSMALMSKLDGINRHSFNSFRLRVGINHGPVIAGVIGARKPQYDIWGNTVNVASRMESTGELGKIQVTEETCTILQALGYSCECRGLINVKGKGELRTYFVCTDTAKCQGLGLN; this is encoded by the exons ATGCAGGGAGCCGTGGCCGTGGGGGTCgtctccactgcctcccacctgctggtgATCGGTGCCGTGATGGGGGTCTTCACCGCGCCCAGCGCCCAGGTGTGGCTACAG CTGCTGGCCAATGCCGCCATCTTCCTGTGCGGCAACTTCACGGGTGCCTTCCACAAGCACCAGCTGCAGGACGCCTCCCGCGACCTCTTCACCTACACGGTCAAGTGCATCCAGATCCGCCGGAAGCTGCGCATCGAGAAGCGTCAGCAG GAGAACTTACTGCTGTCCGTGCTGCCGGCGCACATCTCCATGGGCATGAAGCTGGCCATCATCGAGCGGCTCAAGGAGCACGGGGACCGCCGCTACCTGCCCGACAACAACTTCCACAGCCTCTACGTCAAGCGACACCGGAACGTCAG catccTCTACGCGGACATCGTGGGCTTCACGCGCCTGGCCAGCGACTGCTCCCCCAAGGAGCTGGTGGTGGTGCTCAACGAACTTTTCGGCAAGTTTGACCAGATCGCCAAG GCCAACGAGTGCATGCGGATCAAGATCCTGGGTGACTGCTACTACTGCGTGTCGGGCTTGCCCGTGTCCCTGCCCACCCACGCCCGGAACTGTGTGAAGATGGGGCTGGACATGTGCGAGGCCATTAA GCAGGTGCGGGAGGCCACGGGCGTGGACATCAGCATGCGTGTGGGCATACACTCGGGGAATGTGCTGTGCGGCGTCATCGGGCTGCGCAAGTGGCAGTACGACGTGTGGTCCCACGACGTGTCGCTGGCCAACAGGATGGAGGCGGCTGGAGTCCCCGG CCGGGTGCACATCACAGAGGCGACGCTGAGCCACCTGGACAAGGCGTACGAGGTGGAGGACGGGCACGGGCAGCAGCGCGACCCCTACCTGAAGGAGATGAACATCCGCACCTACCTGGTCATTGACCCCCGG agccagcagccgCCCCCACCCAGCCAACAGCTGCCCAGGCCCCGGGGGGACGCGGCCCTGAAGATGCGGGCGTCTGTGCGCATGACCCGCTACTTGGAGTCCTGGGGGGCGGCGCGGCCCTTCGCACACCTCAACCACCGCGAGAGCGTGAGCAGCAGCGAGACCCGCATCCCCAATGGCCGGAGGCCCAAG gccattcccCTACGGCGTCACCGGACCCCTGACAG GAGCGCATCCCCCAGGGGGCGGGCGGAGGACGACTCCTACGATGACGAGATGCTGTCAGCCATCGAGGGGCTCAGCTCCACCAG GCCCTGCTGCTCCAAGTCTGATGACTTCTACACCTTTGGGTCCATCTTCCTGGAGAAGGACTTCGAACGAGAG TACCGCCTGGCGCCCGTGCCCCGTGCCCGCCACGACTTTGCCTGCGCCGGCCTCATCTTTGTCTGCATCCTGCTCGTCCACCTCCTGGTGATGCCCAG GACGGTGGCCCTGGGTGTGTCCTTCGGGCTGGTGGCCTgcgtgctggtgctggtgctagGCCTGTGCTTTGCCACAGAGCTCTTG AGGGGCTGCCTGGCCCCCGGGACGTGCCGGGCCATCTCGGAGCGGGTGGAGACGCAGCCCCTGCTGAGGCTGACCCTGGCTGTGCTCACCATCGGCAGTCTGCTCACCGTGGCCGTCGTCAACCTG CCCCTGATGCCTCTCCCAGCCTCGGGGCTGCCTGGTGGCAACGAGACGAGTCCAGGGACCTTGAGCGGCAAGGACGCGACCCTGTGTGCCGTCCTCCCG tATTACACCTGCACTTGCATCCTGGGCTTTGTGGCTTGCTCGGTCTTCCTGCGGATGAGCCTGGAGCTGAAGTTGGTGCTGCTGACAGTGGCCCTGGTGGCCTACCTGCTGCTCTTCAACCTCTCCCCCTGCTGGCAGTGGGACTGCTGCGGCTCGGGCCTGGGCAACCTCACCAGGGGCAACGGCACCCTCAG CAGTGCCCCCACCTGTTCTTGGAGGGATCTGAACACCATGATCAACTTCTACCTGGTCCTGTTTTATGGCACCCTGGTCATGCTCTCCAGACAG ATCGACTACTACTGCCGCCTGGACTGTCTGTGGAAGAAGAAGTTCAAGAAGGAGCACGAGGAGTTTGAAACCATGGAGAACGTGAACCGCCTGCTCCTGGAGAACGTGCTGCCAGCCCACGTGGCCGCCCACTTCATTGGGGACAAACTCAACGAG GACTGGTACCATCAGTCCTACGACTGCGTCTGCGTCATGTTCGCCTCCGTGCCGGACTTCAAGGTGTTCTACACCGAGTGCGACGTCAACAAGGAGGGGCTGGAGTGTCTGCGGCTGCTCAACGAGATCATTGCCGACTTCGACGAG CTGCTGCTGAAGCCCAAGTTCAGCGGCGTGGAGAAGATCAAGACTATCGGCAGCACGTATATGGCGGCTGCGGGGCTCAGCGTCACCCCAGGGCACGAGAACCAG GACCTGGAGCGGCAGCACACCCACATCGGCGTCATGGTGGAGTTCAGCATGGCCCTGATGAGCAAGCTGGATGGCATCAACCGGCACTCCTTCAACTCCTTCCGCCTGCGAGTCG GCATAAACCACGGGCCGGTGATCGCTGGAGTGATTGGGGCACGGAAACCTCAGTACGACATCTGGGGAAACACAGTCAATGTTGCCAGCCGAATGGAGAGCACCGGGGAACTCGGCAAAATCCAG GTGACGGAAGAGACCTGCACCATCCTCCAGGCACTAGGCTACTCCTGCGAATGCCGGGGACTGATCAACGTCAAAGGCAAAGGCGAACTGAGGACTTACTTTGTCTGTACAGACACTGCCAAATGTCAAGGGCTGGGGCTCAACTGA
- the ADCY7 gene encoding adenylate cyclase type 7 isoform X2 — MPAKGRYFLNEGEEGPDQAALYEKYRLTSQHGPLLLTLLVAATAACGALIAIAFSHGDPSQHQAVLATAFLALAVFVAVYVLVYVECLVRHWLRAVALLTWACLLTLGYVLVFDSWTKQACSWEQVPFFLFIIFVVYTLLPFSMQGAVAVGVVSTASHLLVIGAVMGVFTAPSAQVWLQLLANAAIFLCGNFTGAFHKHQLQDASRDLFTYTVKCIQIRRKLRIEKRQQENLLLSVLPAHISMGMKLAIIERLKEHGDRRYLPDNNFHSLYVKRHRNVSILYADIVGFTRLASDCSPKELVVVLNELFGKFDQIAKANECMRIKILGDCYYCVSGLPVSLPTHARNCVKMGLDMCEAIKQVREATGVDISMRVGIHSGNVLCGVIGLRKWQYDVWSHDVSLANRMEAAGVPGRVHITEATLSHLDKAYEVEDGHGQQRDPYLKEMNIRTYLVIDPRSQQPPPPSQQLPRPRGDAALKMRASVRMTRYLESWGAARPFAHLNHRESVSSSETRIPNGRRPKAIPLRRHRTPDRSASPRGRAEDDSYDDEMLSAIEGLSSTRPCCSKSDDFYTFGSIFLEKDFEREYRLAPVPRARHDFACAGLIFVCILLVHLLVMPRTVALGVSFGLVACVLVLVLGLCFATELLRGCLAPGTCRAISERVETQPLLRLTLAVLTIGSLLTVAVVNLPLMPLPASGLPGGNETSPGTLSGKDATLCAVLPYYTCTCILGFVACSVFLRMSLELKLVLLTVALVAYLLLFNLSPCWQWDCCGSGLGNLTRGNGTLSAPTCSWRDLNTMINFYLVLFYGTLVMLSRQIDYYCRLDCLWKKKFKKEHEEFETMENVNRLLLENVLPAHVAAHFIGDKLNEDWYHQSYDCVCVMFASVPDFKVFYTECDVNKEGLECLRLLNEIIADFDELLLKPKFSGVEKIKTIGSTYMAAAGLSVTPGHENQDLERQHTHIGVMVEFSMALMSKLDGINRHSFNSFRLRVGINHGPVIAGVIGARKPQYDIWGNTVNVASRMESTGELGKIQVTEETCTILQALGYSCECRGLINVKGKGELRTYFVCTDTAKCQGLGLN; from the exons GACCCCTCTCAGCACCAGGCTGTGCTGGCCACGGCGTTCCTGGCGCTCGCCGTGTTTGTGGCTGTCTACGTGCTGGTGTATGTTGAGTGCCTTGTCCGGCACTGGCTCAGGGCGGTGGCGCTGCTCACCTGGGCCTGCCTGCTGACACTGGGCTACGTGCTGGTCTTCGACTCGTGGACGAAGCAGGCCTGTTCGTGGGAGCAG GTGCCCTTCTTCTTGTTCATCATCTTTGTGGTGTACACGCTGCTGCCCTTCAGCATGCAGGGAGCCGTGGCCGTGGGGGTCgtctccactgcctcccacctgctggtgATCGGTGCCGTGATGGGGGTCTTCACCGCGCCCAGCGCCCAGGTGTGGCTACAG CTGCTGGCCAATGCCGCCATCTTCCTGTGCGGCAACTTCACGGGTGCCTTCCACAAGCACCAGCTGCAGGACGCCTCCCGCGACCTCTTCACCTACACGGTCAAGTGCATCCAGATCCGCCGGAAGCTGCGCATCGAGAAGCGTCAGCAG GAGAACTTACTGCTGTCCGTGCTGCCGGCGCACATCTCCATGGGCATGAAGCTGGCCATCATCGAGCGGCTCAAGGAGCACGGGGACCGCCGCTACCTGCCCGACAACAACTTCCACAGCCTCTACGTCAAGCGACACCGGAACGTCAG catccTCTACGCGGACATCGTGGGCTTCACGCGCCTGGCCAGCGACTGCTCCCCCAAGGAGCTGGTGGTGGTGCTCAACGAACTTTTCGGCAAGTTTGACCAGATCGCCAAG GCCAACGAGTGCATGCGGATCAAGATCCTGGGTGACTGCTACTACTGCGTGTCGGGCTTGCCCGTGTCCCTGCCCACCCACGCCCGGAACTGTGTGAAGATGGGGCTGGACATGTGCGAGGCCATTAA GCAGGTGCGGGAGGCCACGGGCGTGGACATCAGCATGCGTGTGGGCATACACTCGGGGAATGTGCTGTGCGGCGTCATCGGGCTGCGCAAGTGGCAGTACGACGTGTGGTCCCACGACGTGTCGCTGGCCAACAGGATGGAGGCGGCTGGAGTCCCCGG CCGGGTGCACATCACAGAGGCGACGCTGAGCCACCTGGACAAGGCGTACGAGGTGGAGGACGGGCACGGGCAGCAGCGCGACCCCTACCTGAAGGAGATGAACATCCGCACCTACCTGGTCATTGACCCCCGG agccagcagccgCCCCCACCCAGCCAACAGCTGCCCAGGCCCCGGGGGGACGCGGCCCTGAAGATGCGGGCGTCTGTGCGCATGACCCGCTACTTGGAGTCCTGGGGGGCGGCGCGGCCCTTCGCACACCTCAACCACCGCGAGAGCGTGAGCAGCAGCGAGACCCGCATCCCCAATGGCCGGAGGCCCAAG gccattcccCTACGGCGTCACCGGACCCCTGACAG GAGCGCATCCCCCAGGGGGCGGGCGGAGGACGACTCCTACGATGACGAGATGCTGTCAGCCATCGAGGGGCTCAGCTCCACCAG GCCCTGCTGCTCCAAGTCTGATGACTTCTACACCTTTGGGTCCATCTTCCTGGAGAAGGACTTCGAACGAGAG TACCGCCTGGCGCCCGTGCCCCGTGCCCGCCACGACTTTGCCTGCGCCGGCCTCATCTTTGTCTGCATCCTGCTCGTCCACCTCCTGGTGATGCCCAG GACGGTGGCCCTGGGTGTGTCCTTCGGGCTGGTGGCCTgcgtgctggtgctggtgctagGCCTGTGCTTTGCCACAGAGCTCTTG AGGGGCTGCCTGGCCCCCGGGACGTGCCGGGCCATCTCGGAGCGGGTGGAGACGCAGCCCCTGCTGAGGCTGACCCTGGCTGTGCTCACCATCGGCAGTCTGCTCACCGTGGCCGTCGTCAACCTG CCCCTGATGCCTCTCCCAGCCTCGGGGCTGCCTGGTGGCAACGAGACGAGTCCAGGGACCTTGAGCGGCAAGGACGCGACCCTGTGTGCCGTCCTCCCG tATTACACCTGCACTTGCATCCTGGGCTTTGTGGCTTGCTCGGTCTTCCTGCGGATGAGCCTGGAGCTGAAGTTGGTGCTGCTGACAGTGGCCCTGGTGGCCTACCTGCTGCTCTTCAACCTCTCCCCCTGCTGGCAGTGGGACTGCTGCGGCTCGGGCCTGGGCAACCTCACCAGGGGCAACGGCACCCTCAG TGCCCCCACCTGTTCTTGGAGGGATCTGAACACCATGATCAACTTCTACCTGGTCCTGTTTTATGGCACCCTGGTCATGCTCTCCAGACAG ATCGACTACTACTGCCGCCTGGACTGTCTGTGGAAGAAGAAGTTCAAGAAGGAGCACGAGGAGTTTGAAACCATGGAGAACGTGAACCGCCTGCTCCTGGAGAACGTGCTGCCAGCCCACGTGGCCGCCCACTTCATTGGGGACAAACTCAACGAG GACTGGTACCATCAGTCCTACGACTGCGTCTGCGTCATGTTCGCCTCCGTGCCGGACTTCAAGGTGTTCTACACCGAGTGCGACGTCAACAAGGAGGGGCTGGAGTGTCTGCGGCTGCTCAACGAGATCATTGCCGACTTCGACGAG CTGCTGCTGAAGCCCAAGTTCAGCGGCGTGGAGAAGATCAAGACTATCGGCAGCACGTATATGGCGGCTGCGGGGCTCAGCGTCACCCCAGGGCACGAGAACCAG GACCTGGAGCGGCAGCACACCCACATCGGCGTCATGGTGGAGTTCAGCATGGCCCTGATGAGCAAGCTGGATGGCATCAACCGGCACTCCTTCAACTCCTTCCGCCTGCGAGTCG GCATAAACCACGGGCCGGTGATCGCTGGAGTGATTGGGGCACGGAAACCTCAGTACGACATCTGGGGAAACACAGTCAATGTTGCCAGCCGAATGGAGAGCACCGGGGAACTCGGCAAAATCCAG GTGACGGAAGAGACCTGCACCATCCTCCAGGCACTAGGCTACTCCTGCGAATGCCGGGGACTGATCAACGTCAAAGGCAAAGGCGAACTGAGGACTTACTTTGTCTGTACAGACACTGCCAAATGTCAAGGGCTGGGGCTCAACTGA